Proteins from one Elephas maximus indicus isolate mEleMax1 chromosome 12, mEleMax1 primary haplotype, whole genome shotgun sequence genomic window:
- the PAM16 gene encoding mitochondrial import inner membrane translocase subunit TIM16 isoform X1, whose protein sequence is MAKYLAQIIVMGVQVVGRAFARALRQEFAASRAAADARGRTSHRSAAASNLSGLSLQEAQQILNVSKLSPEEIQKNYEHLFKVNDKSVGGSFYLQSKVVRAKERLDEELKIQAQEDREKEQAPRT, encoded by the exons ATG GCCAAGTACCTGGCCCAGATCATCGTGATGGGTGTACAGGTGGTGGGTAGGGCCTTTGCCcgggccctgaggcaggagtttGCAG CCAGCAGGGCAGCAGCTGATGCTCGGGGACGCACCAGCCACCGATCTGCTGCTGCCTCCAACCTCTCAGGCCTCAGCCTGCAGGAGGCCCAGCAGATTCTCAACGTCTCCAAGCTGAGCCCAGAAGAGATCCAGAAG AACTATGAACATCTGTTTAAGGTGAATGACAAGTCTGTAGGTGGTTCCTTCTACCTGCAATCCAAG GTGGTCCGTGCGAAGGAGCGCCTTGATGAGGAACTCAAAATCCAGGCCCAggaggacagagagaaagagcaggCACCCAGAACGTGA
- the GLIS2 gene encoding zinc finger protein GLIS2, with protein sequence MHSLDEPLDLKLSITKLRAAREKRERTMGVVRQHTLHRELGLVDSSPTPGSPGSPPSGFLLNPKLPEKLEGRFSAAPLVDLCLSPPSGLDSPSDSNSQSPECQGNGDLPMVPSAPDFQPLRYLDSVPSSFQFFLPLGSGTALHLPASSFLNPPKDKCLSPELPLPKQLVCRWAKCNQLFELLQDLVDHVNDYHVKPEKDAGYCCHWEGCARHGRGFNARYKMLIHIRTHTNEKPHRCPTCNKSFSRLENLKIHNRSHTGEKPYVCPYEGCNKRYSNSSDRFKHTRTHYVDKPYYCKMPGCHKRYTDPSSLRKHIKAHGHFVSHEQQELLPLLPPPKPPLPGPDGSPYISGAQIIIPNPSALFGGPGLPGLPLPLAPGPLDLSALACGNGGGSGGAAGMSPGLPGPVLPLNLTKNPLLPSLFGAGGLGLPMVSLLAGSAGGKAAGEKGPARALGLEGQKTPLERTEGGRSRPSPNGLPLLPGAVLDLSTGVSSAASSPEALAPGWVVIPPGSVLLKPAVVN encoded by the exons atgcactccttggacgAGCCGCTCGACCTGAAGCTGAGCATCACCAAGCTCAGGGCGGCGAGAGAGAAGCGGGAGAGGACAATGGGTGTGGTCCGGCAACACACTTTGCACAGGGAGCTCGGCCTGGTGGACAGCAgccccaccccaggttccccgggCTCCCCACCCTCAG GCTTCCTGCTGAACCCCAAGTTGCCTGAGAAGCTGGAGGGACGCTTTTCAGCAGCCCCTCTGGTAGACCTCTGTTTGTCCCCGCCGTCTGGGCTGGACTCCCCCAGCGACAGCAACTCGCAGTCTCCTGAGTGCCAGGGCAACGGGGACCTGCCTATGGTGCCCAGCGCCCCG GACTTCCAGCCACTTCGCTACCTGGACAGCGTGCCCAGCTCCTTCCAGTTCTTCCTGCCCCTGGGCTCCGGGACTGCCCTGCACCTGCCTGCATCCTCCTTCCTCAACCCCCCCAAGGACAAATGCCTCTCACCCGAGCTGCCCCTTCCCAAGCAGCTGGTGTGTCGCTGGGCCAAG TGTAACCAGCTCTTTGAGCTCCTGCAAGACCTGGTGGACCACGTCAATGACTACCATGTCAAGCCGGAGAAGGACGCCGGGTACTGCTGTCACTGGGAGGGGTGTGCCCGCCACGGCCGGGGCTTCAACGCCAG GTACAAGATGCTGATCCACATTCGCACGCACACCAATGAGAAGCCGCATCGCTGCCCCACCTGCAACAAGAGCTTCTCCCGCCTGGAGAACCTGAAGATCCACAACCGGTCACACACAG GTGAGAAGCCCTACGTCTGCCCCTATGAGGGCTGCAACAAGCGCTACTCCAACTCAAGCGACCGCTTCAAGCACACGCGCACCCACTATGTGGACAAGCCCTACTACTGCAAGATGCCTGGCTGCCACAAGCGCTACACGGACCCCAGCTCTCTGCGCAAGCACATCAAGGCCCACGGCCACTTTGTGTCCCATGAGCAGCAAGAGCTCCTGCCACTGCTCCCGCCCCCCAAACCCCCACTACCCGGCCCTGATGGCAGCCCCTACATCAGTGGGGCTCAAATCATCATCCccaacccctctgccctcttcgGAGGACCTGGCCTGCCTGGCCTGCCTCTGCCCCTGGCCCCTGGTCCCCTTGACCTCAGCGCACTGGCTTGCGGCAATGGTGGGGGTAGTGGGGGCGCGGCGGGCATGAGTCCTGGgctgccaggccctgttctaccACTCAACCTGACCAAGAACCCGCTGCTGCCCTCGCTATTTGGTGCAGGTGGACTGGGCCTGCCCATGGTCTCCCTCCTCGCTGGCTCCGCTGGCGGCAAAGCTGCGGGGGAAAAGGGGCCGGCCAGGGCCCTGGGCTTGGAGGGCCAAAAGACACCACTTGAAAGGACTGAGGGTGGCCGCTCCCGGCCCAGCCCCAACGGACTGCCTCTGCTGCCAGGTGCTGTTCTGGACCTGTCCACCGGAGTCAGCTCTGCAGCCAGCAGCCCAGAGGCACTGGCTCCCGGCTGGGTGGTCATCCCACCGGGCTCCGTGCTGCTCAAGCCGGCTGTGGTGAACTGA
- the PAM16 gene encoding mitochondrial import inner membrane translocase subunit TIM16 isoform X2: MAKYLAQIIVMGVQVVGRAFARALRQEFAASRAAADARGRTSHRSAAASNLSGLSLQEAQQILNVSKLSPEEIQKNYEHLFKVNDKSVGGSFYLQSKFWMVARPATRTLKEWDH; encoded by the exons ATG GCCAAGTACCTGGCCCAGATCATCGTGATGGGTGTACAGGTGGTGGGTAGGGCCTTTGCCcgggccctgaggcaggagtttGCAG CCAGCAGGGCAGCAGCTGATGCTCGGGGACGCACCAGCCACCGATCTGCTGCTGCCTCCAACCTCTCAGGCCTCAGCCTGCAGGAGGCCCAGCAGATTCTCAACGTCTCCAAGCTGAGCCCAGAAGAGATCCAGAAG AACTATGAACATCTGTTTAAGGTGAATGACAAGTCTGTAGGTGGTTCCTTCTACCTGCAATCCAAG TTCTGGATGGTGGCCCGCCCTGCAACCAGGACTCTGAAGGAATGGGACCATTAG